Proteins co-encoded in one Pyxidicoccus xibeiensis genomic window:
- the glgX gene encoding glycogen debranching protein GlgX gives MSREVWPGKPWPRGATFDGTGVNFAVYSSVATRIEVCIFDPANPTKEIERFDLPESTDLVRHGYVPGLEPGTLYGLRVHGPYEPTQGHRCNPHKLLVDPYAKALYGDVDWRQPVFGYPLGNPQQDLARDERDSAAGMPKCVVVSDFFDWGNDRRPDVPWRKTVIYEAHVRGLTMRHPGVPEHLRGTYAGLGTPAVIDHLKALGVTTVELLPVHAFADDSFLNDKKLSNFWGYNTLGYFAPEQYYASRKTPGAAVAEFKAMVRDLHAAGIEVILDVVYNHTCEGNHLGPTLSLKGIDNASYYWLMPEKRHYLDFTGCGNSVNASNPQAARLIVDSLRYWVNEMHVDGFRFDLATVLGRTGEGGFEQQAALFQIIHQDPVLARTKLIAEPWDVGLGGYQVGGFPAPWREWNGKYRDALRRYWKGDENLASEMGYRLTGNADLYAEARRKPQASINFVTAHDGFTLHDLVTYSQKHNEANGEHNRDGADDNQSWNCGVEGETDNAEIIALRERQKRNLLASLFLSTGIPMIVGGDEMGRTQGGNNNAYCQDNELSWVDWNLDERRQKLLAFTRKLIQLRHQQPVLQRRRFFKGAHLWDSQHKDLTWFQPDGAEMRAEDWQKPFVRSLAFLLGGDAIPTPDERGQRIIGDALLILLNAHHEPVSFKVPPAAAGHHWELALYTADDDREEEPVPASGKFELIGRSLAVFRQVEG, from the coding sequence ATGAGCAGGGAGGTCTGGCCGGGCAAGCCCTGGCCGCGTGGCGCCACGTTCGATGGCACGGGAGTGAACTTCGCCGTCTACTCCTCGGTGGCCACGCGCATCGAGGTCTGCATCTTCGACCCCGCCAATCCAACGAAGGAAATCGAACGGTTCGACCTGCCGGAGTCGACGGACCTGGTCCGCCACGGCTACGTGCCGGGCCTGGAGCCGGGAACCCTCTACGGCCTGCGCGTACACGGCCCCTACGAGCCCACACAGGGCCACCGCTGCAACCCCCACAAGCTGCTGGTGGACCCGTACGCCAAGGCGCTCTACGGCGACGTGGACTGGCGCCAGCCCGTCTTCGGCTACCCGCTGGGCAACCCGCAGCAAGACCTGGCGCGCGACGAGCGGGACAGCGCGGCCGGCATGCCCAAGTGCGTGGTGGTGAGCGACTTCTTCGACTGGGGCAATGACCGGCGCCCGGACGTGCCCTGGCGCAAGACGGTCATCTACGAGGCCCACGTGCGCGGCCTCACCATGCGCCACCCCGGCGTGCCCGAGCACCTGCGCGGCACCTACGCCGGCCTGGGCACCCCCGCCGTCATCGACCACCTGAAGGCGCTGGGCGTCACCACCGTGGAGCTGCTCCCGGTGCACGCCTTCGCGGACGACTCGTTCCTCAACGACAAGAAGCTGTCGAACTTCTGGGGCTACAACACCCTGGGCTACTTCGCGCCGGAGCAGTACTACGCCAGCCGCAAGACGCCCGGCGCCGCCGTGGCCGAGTTCAAGGCCATGGTGAGGGACCTGCACGCGGCCGGCATCGAGGTCATCCTCGACGTCGTCTACAACCACACCTGCGAGGGCAACCACCTGGGGCCCACGCTGTCGCTCAAGGGCATCGACAACGCGAGCTACTACTGGCTCATGCCGGAGAAGCGTCACTACCTGGACTTCACCGGGTGCGGCAACAGCGTCAACGCGTCCAACCCGCAGGCGGCGCGGCTCATCGTCGACAGCCTGCGCTACTGGGTGAACGAGATGCACGTGGACGGGTTCCGCTTCGACCTGGCCACGGTGCTCGGGCGCACCGGTGAGGGCGGCTTCGAGCAGCAGGCGGCGCTCTTCCAGATCATCCACCAGGACCCGGTGCTGGCGCGCACGAAGCTGATTGCGGAGCCGTGGGACGTGGGGCTCGGCGGCTACCAGGTGGGTGGCTTCCCCGCGCCGTGGCGCGAGTGGAACGGCAAGTACCGGGACGCGCTGCGCCGGTACTGGAAGGGGGATGAGAACCTCGCGAGCGAGATGGGCTACCGCCTGACGGGCAACGCGGACCTGTACGCGGAGGCGCGGCGCAAGCCGCAGGCGAGCATCAACTTCGTCACCGCGCACGACGGCTTCACGCTGCACGACCTGGTGACGTACAGCCAGAAGCACAACGAGGCGAACGGCGAGCACAACCGCGACGGCGCGGACGACAACCAGTCCTGGAACTGCGGCGTCGAGGGTGAGACGGACAACGCGGAAATCATCGCCCTGCGCGAGCGGCAGAAGCGCAACCTCCTGGCGTCGCTCTTCCTGTCCACCGGCATCCCGATGATTGTCGGCGGCGACGAGATGGGCCGCACACAGGGGGGCAACAACAACGCGTACTGCCAGGACAACGAGCTGTCCTGGGTGGACTGGAACCTGGACGAGCGGCGGCAGAAGCTGCTGGCCTTCACGCGCAAGCTCATCCAGCTCCGGCACCAGCAGCCGGTGCTGCAGCGGCGCCGCTTCTTCAAGGGCGCGCACCTGTGGGACTCGCAGCACAAGGACCTGACCTGGTTCCAGCCGGATGGCGCGGAGATGCGGGCGGAGGACTGGCAGAAGCCCTTCGTGCGCTCGCTGGCGTTCCTGCTGGGAGGCGACGCCATCCCCACGCCGGACGAGCGCGGGCAGCGCATCATCGGCGACGCGCTGCTCATCCTGCTCAACGCGCACCACGAGCCGGTGTCCTTCAAGGTGCCGCCCGCGGCGGCGGGACACCACTGGGAGCTGGCGCTCTACACGGCGGATGACGACCGGGAGGAAGAGCCGGTGCCGGCGAGCGGGAAGTTCGAGCTCATCGGCCGCTCGCTGGCGGTGTTCCGCCAGGTGGAGGGCTGA
- a CDS encoding zinc ribbon domain-containing protein: MSMIQFTRNYTDRSNDYGFQFEFFCDKCGNGHMSPFIASKVGVATGLLRAAGSFFGGTIGRAAHAGTHLKDALRGQGWDDAYAEAVDAGKQHFKNCTRCGKWVCPRSCWNETRGLCEACAPDLAEEAASIQAHVAVEQAREKVRQVDQVASLDVKATRMAACPHCSAKVEGGKFCGECGKPLTAQKVGCGKCGTEIPERAKFCPECGTPRSG, from the coding sequence ATGTCGATGATTCAGTTCACCCGGAACTACACGGACCGCTCGAACGACTACGGCTTCCAGTTCGAGTTCTTCTGCGACAAGTGCGGCAACGGGCACATGTCGCCGTTCATCGCCAGCAAGGTGGGCGTGGCCACGGGGCTGCTGCGCGCGGCGGGCTCGTTCTTCGGCGGGACGATTGGCCGGGCGGCCCATGCGGGCACGCACCTGAAGGACGCGCTGCGCGGCCAGGGCTGGGACGACGCGTACGCGGAGGCGGTGGACGCGGGGAAGCAGCACTTCAAGAACTGCACCCGGTGCGGCAAGTGGGTGTGTCCCAGGTCCTGCTGGAACGAGACGCGCGGGCTGTGTGAGGCCTGCGCGCCGGACCTCGCGGAGGAGGCGGCCTCCATCCAGGCGCACGTGGCGGTGGAGCAGGCGCGCGAGAAGGTGCGCCAGGTGGACCAGGTGGCGTCGCTCGACGTGAAGGCGACGCGGATGGCGGCCTGTCCACACTGCAGCGCGAAGGTGGAGGGCGGGAAGTTCTGCGGGGAGTGCGGCAAGCCGCTGACGGCGCAGAAGGTGGGCTGCGGCAAGTGCGGCACGGAGATTCCGGAGCGCGCGAAGTTCTGCCCGGAGTGCGGCACGCCCCGGAGCGGCTGA
- a CDS encoding class I SAM-dependent DNA methyltransferase encodes MSRDAQEDGVRRVYGEIAPAYEALFPALHRYEDRVERFLAEAVTPGCRVLDVGCGPGLHTRGLDASVDVTGTDLSAEMLALARQARPHGHWHPHSYHQPLPPEWGRFHVALAIGCLDFCEDLPRVLGHLAAALEPGGRLLFTVLERRPGLEGHEAPMREVQTAGPAVTLHLYSFEETARAVTGAGLLPRAYVHAPGWVHLTEQRTMWFGWWDVERQPVSNP; translated from the coding sequence ATGTCCCGGGACGCGCAGGAAGACGGAGTGCGGCGGGTCTACGGTGAAATCGCGCCGGCCTACGAGGCGCTCTTCCCCGCGCTGCATCGCTACGAGGACCGGGTGGAGCGCTTCCTCGCGGAGGCCGTGACGCCCGGCTGCCGCGTCCTCGACGTGGGCTGCGGCCCCGGCCTGCACACGCGAGGCCTGGATGCCTCCGTGGACGTCACCGGGACGGACCTGTCAGCGGAGATGCTCGCCCTGGCCCGGCAGGCCCGGCCCCACGGCCACTGGCACCCGCACAGCTACCACCAGCCGCTTCCTCCCGAGTGGGGCCGCTTCCACGTCGCGCTGGCCATCGGCTGCCTGGACTTCTGCGAGGACCTGCCGCGCGTACTGGGCCACCTCGCCGCGGCGCTGGAGCCCGGCGGCCGGCTGCTCTTCACCGTGCTGGAGCGGCGCCCCGGGCTCGAAGGCCACGAGGCGCCCATGCGCGAAGTCCAGACGGCGGGCCCGGCGGTGACGCTGCACCTCTACTCCTTCGAGGAGACCGCCCGGGCGGTGACGGGCGCGGGCCTCTTGCCCCGCGCCTACGTCCACGCGCCCGGCTGGGTCCACCTCACGGAGCAGCGGACCATGTGGTTCGGCTGGTGGGACGTGGAGCGCCAGCCTGTCTCCAATCCCTGA
- a CDS encoding chemotaxis protein CheA: protein MSSGPPPGLGTEWQQVLGIFADEAEELLCAMEQALIALEADPGDERLQALFRVAHTLKGSASSLGFQALTDYVHGAEDLLQALRERRLSVSEPLVSLLLGSVDHLRELTRAALAGVDQLGPAHLAQLEKLRAFGATGQAPGAPASRPDFPLALDSAEELPRLEVRASTRGRSVRMDVERLDRIVTLTAELSIARGRMTRFLMEAESSGASWEDAVAQQREMDQLFLDLQDQVMKVRMVPVGPLFRHHLRTVRDLARSQGKLALLELEGEDVEMDTAVLEAVREPLLHLLRNALDHGIETPEERRAAGKDGCGHLRLRAFHDGGNVVVELSDDGRGIQRERVRERAREYGLVAAPERLRDEEVDQLLFEPGFSTAHAVTELSGRGVGMDVVRRDIEALRGTVALCSQEGRGTTVTLRLPLTLAVIQGFAMGVGDQVYVVPIELVQECIELPPGASAGEEAGVMSLRGQALPYLRLRHVLGLGGTAPARENVVVLRHPDGVVGLAVDELQGEGQRVIRPLGRLFQDTPGISGSTILGDGRVGLILDTPTLVRRAVRRAAEAPGYITPLESPVEPAASRYQEQRRTE from the coding sequence ATGAGCTCGGGTCCACCGCCGGGACTCGGCACGGAGTGGCAGCAGGTGCTCGGCATCTTCGCCGACGAGGCGGAGGAGCTGCTCTGCGCCATGGAGCAGGCGCTCATCGCGCTGGAGGCGGACCCCGGCGACGAGCGGCTCCAGGCCCTCTTCCGGGTGGCCCACACCCTCAAGGGCAGCGCGAGCTCGCTGGGCTTCCAGGCCCTGACGGACTACGTCCACGGCGCCGAGGACCTGCTGCAGGCCCTGCGAGAGCGGCGGCTTTCCGTGAGCGAGCCGCTCGTCTCCCTGCTGCTGGGCTCGGTGGACCACCTGCGCGAGCTGACTCGCGCGGCGCTGGCCGGCGTGGACCAGCTCGGCCCGGCCCACCTGGCCCAGCTCGAGAAGCTGCGCGCGTTCGGCGCCACGGGGCAAGCCCCGGGTGCCCCGGCATCCCGCCCCGACTTCCCGCTCGCCCTGGACTCCGCGGAGGAGCTGCCCCGGCTGGAGGTCCGCGCCTCGACGCGGGGCCGCTCCGTGCGCATGGACGTGGAGCGGCTGGACCGCATCGTCACCCTCACCGCCGAGCTGTCCATCGCCCGGGGCCGCATGACGCGCTTCCTCATGGAGGCCGAGTCCTCCGGCGCGAGCTGGGAGGACGCCGTCGCCCAGCAGCGCGAGATGGACCAGCTCTTCCTGGACCTGCAGGACCAGGTCATGAAGGTGCGGATGGTCCCCGTGGGGCCGCTGTTCCGGCACCACCTGCGCACCGTCCGGGACCTCGCCCGCTCCCAGGGCAAGCTCGCCCTGCTGGAGCTGGAGGGCGAGGACGTGGAGATGGACACCGCGGTCCTGGAGGCGGTGCGCGAGCCGCTGCTCCACCTGCTGCGCAACGCGCTGGACCACGGCATCGAGACGCCCGAGGAGCGGCGGGCCGCCGGCAAGGACGGCTGCGGCCACCTGCGCCTGCGCGCCTTCCACGACGGGGGCAACGTCGTCGTCGAGCTGTCCGACGACGGCCGCGGCATCCAGCGCGAGCGGGTGCGCGAGCGGGCGAGGGAGTACGGCCTGGTGGCCGCCCCGGAGCGCCTGCGGGACGAGGAGGTGGACCAGCTGCTCTTCGAGCCCGGCTTCTCCACCGCGCACGCGGTGACGGAGCTGTCCGGCCGCGGCGTGGGCATGGACGTCGTCCGCCGCGACATCGAGGCCCTTCGAGGCACCGTGGCGCTGTGCAGCCAGGAAGGCCGCGGCACCACGGTGACGCTGCGCCTGCCGCTCACCCTCGCCGTCATCCAGGGTTTCGCCATGGGCGTGGGTGACCAGGTCTACGTGGTCCCCATCGAGCTGGTGCAGGAGTGCATCGAGCTGCCCCCGGGCGCCAGTGCCGGCGAAGAGGCCGGGGTGATGTCCCTGCGGGGCCAGGCGCTGCCCTACCTGCGCCTGCGCCACGTGCTGGGGCTGGGCGGCACCGCGCCCGCCCGGGAGAACGTGGTGGTCCTCCGCCACCCCGACGGCGTCGTGGGCCTCGCGGTGGACGAGCTCCAGGGTGAAGGCCAGCGTGTCATCCGCCCGCTGGGCCGGCTCTTCCAGGACACCCCGGGCATCTCCGGGTCCACCATCCTCGGGGACGGCCGCGTGGGCCTCATCCTGGACACCCCCACGCTGGTGCGCCGGGCCGTCCGCCGGGCCGCCGAGGCGCCCGGGTACATCACCCCCCTGGAGTCGCCGGTGGAGCCAGCGGCCTCCCGGTATCAGGAACAACGCAGGACGGAGTGA